The genomic stretch ATTATCTGTTACCGATCGTCCACGCTGAAGCCGATTATAAGCACGGCCTTCATCTTGGAGACGAGTTTACCATCTCTTTGAAGGCGCAAATCGGGCAAACCTCTTTCACTTTGTCCTATTTATTTACGGATGCGCATGGCAACGTGGCTGCGAAACTCCGAACGGCACATGTGTCAGTGGACAAAAAAACCGGGGAAAAGATTCATTTGCCAGAAGAGATAAGAAAGGGGCTGGCTACGATTATTCCGATGCCTTTCTGATTTTCGATGGAGCTTGGTGTGTTGTGTTGGAAGTTTCGGCAAAGGGTAAGATGCTGTAATGACAAGGCATCTCCAATAGGGCATCCGTTTTCTGACTTGGGGCAGCACCAGAGATCTATACTGGAAACAGAGCATGAGCCTGGACAGCCTGTGGGAGGCGAGAGAGTCATAATCCGGCCGTTCGTTGTGGCACTGTTGATGTTGCAAAGAAATGTATGATCGAACGAGCCATGTTTTGAGCTACCGATAATAGCCCGACGTTTTTAGAATCCTTTTCTGGTTCCCAGATGGGACATGGTGTGTCATCTTATATTGAGTTTAACCTGCCAGCGTATAGTTTCTCTCCTTTG from Deltaproteobacteria bacterium encodes the following:
- a CDS encoding acyl-CoA thioesterase; translation: MSVEEDQETKNATFEIQADVKLHDTDAAGILFFANYFRIAHTAYEAFMKSIGCGLDHIIRKSNYLLPIVHAEADYKHGLHLGDEFTISLKAQIGQTSFTLSYLFTDAHGNVAAKLRTAHVSVDKKTGEKIHLPEEIRKGLATIIPMPF